The sequence below is a genomic window from Mus musculus strain C57BL/6J chromosome 4, GRCm38.p6 C57BL/6J.
acgaaataaggtttacttttttttttaaactattttgaagcagggtcttatGAATCCCAGGTTATCGTCAAACTGTGTAGCCAAGGACGACCTTGAGgccgctgcctctgcctcctgctgggaCTACAGGAATGAACCTCTGGGTACGCTCAGCCCTTCGGACTGACCGGGCTTAGTACTGCCTTACTGGGCAGGCTCTCTACCAGAAGCGCTTCCTCCCCAGTCCCAGTGGGACTTCTCCGTCAGGGCAGCCTCCAGTGACGCTGTCACCCTCTTTCCCCTGATCCTGTGCACTCTTTTTAAAGCCAACAAATGAGTTGACAGTTGGTTGAATTTATGGATAGCCAAGGAAGAACCAGTTTGGACaggactggaagaagctgaggctcCTCCTGAGAACCTGAGCAGCAGGGTCGGCGGTTGAGAAAAGGGATCTTGCCAAATCTTGATAGAGCAAAATTAATCAGACCGAGGCCAGAGTGAAATTCGATTTGTAAAGTGTCCTTGAGTTGATTTGGGGCGAATAACAGATTGCAAAATGTGCATCAACCATTCCCAAATCCATGCCCAGAGGTAGATtccagcgggggtggggggttgcttccttcctttgaaCACAGAGCACTGACTGGCTGCCCCTGGGACTCTGGATGCTACCTTGTAAGAAGGAACCCAGGAACTGGGGCTGCTTCCCAGGTACACAGCACATGTGATCTTTATTCTCTGAGCAACAACCACAGATAAATTCATTTTTTCAAGAAAATCAGATTTATATAAGGTGATTTGAGGCAGAGGAGACTAGACTGAATCAGAAGTAGAGAGTCGTTCATTTAACTGTTCGGTTCCTGAGATGCGCCCAGACCCTAGAGACACAGCGACTGAGAGGATTTGGTCCCGACTTTTCTGGAAATCCTGTGAAGAGTAACAGGCAGCAAACACGTTAGAAAATTCTTCCCGACACTttacaaaaaggaaatgaaactgGGTGAGAGGGCTGAGCAGGAAGGGACTGATGAAATCTCAGGCAGATCACAGCAGGGACGAGGCCCCAGGGCGTTAGTGACTAGGTATGATTAAGGACTGAGTGGTGGAGGTGTGTTGAGCACATCAAGGAAgacaggctgtcctctgagaactgGGGATGTCAGGGAGCATGAGTGAACACTTCTCTATGAGCCTGTGTACGCATCCCTCATGACTCCATGACGTGAGTAAGAAAGATGGCCCAGCAAACCCAGCCTGACATCACTGTGTGTGTAATGTGATGTGGTCAAGAACTTTGGCCCCAGAAGCCGACTCTGGTTTGGGCAACATTCTGTGCTCTGCTATTTCCCAGCTGAGTGACCTTAACTTGAGACAACAACTTAACTTAAATTTCCCTGATCTGTGTGTAGCAAGGTGGCTCAGACTTGTAACAAAGCCAGCACTTAGAAGCTGTGGCAGGAGCAGTCTTAGCCACGCAGCAAGTTCAAAGTCACTCtgaactacatgagactctgtctcaaaaaacaaacacaaataagtTTCTTGATCTGTGGAGAAATGAATTCCTCCTGCTTCTTGTTGAGCCACGCCCAGGGCTTTAGGCCCTAGAAGAGTGTGTGGCGCCACCTTGTGTTCATTTAGATAGCTGCAGCATGAACGGTGTTTTATTGAGATAACAGTTCATTAACAAATACCGTGGCACCCTGCATTGTTCTGGACCTCAGTTTAGTTCTGGGACCTGTGATTTAAGGAACACTGACCTGAAACGTGGCtgggaaaaaaatcccaagagTTGGAAAATATCCCTCTTCAAAGAGAGCAGAGGTAGATTTTGAAGTTCTTAGGAGGGGATCATGGGAGAGATCAGGATTGGGAGCACATAcagggagccgggcagtggtggcgcacgcctttaatcccagcacttggaaggcagaggcaggtggatttctaagttcgaggccagcctgggctacaaagtgagttccaggacagccagggctacacagagaaaccctgtctcaaaaaacaaaatgaagtttgGCCGATTTGGCTACAAGTAAATACTTACTTGTCTTACTGCTGAATTTGCTCAAAATCGGAGTGGAGTGTGTGAGTGGAGACAGGGTGGTGGATGGGTAGAGAGAACTTGAAGTCAGCGACATCTTGGCACTGACTCTGACAGAAATGGAAGGTATCAGGAAAACCCGCGCAGAGCCCGTAGATGAAAAGAGTGTAGAAGCTTCCGGCGACACGGTTTAGGAACAATGTTTCTAGCCAGGCTGTTTTCGTTTAAAACGAAAGCAAAGCCCTTTCCACAGCAGGATGGTCAAGGGGAGCTAGATGCTGTGGGCCTGGGAGCCATCTGTGTGAAAGTCTGAAACACAGCTACCTTTGCCAGGGAGCACTTGCTCAGTGAGGTGAGCACGGAGCCTCCAAACATGCCTTGACACCTGCAGAGTTGAGAAAGTGGAGAGGCAGAAGGCATTCCCGGTCATAAAAAGCGCAGGGCAGGCTTACAGGGAGGAGCAGCGTCCCCTCCGCAAAGGAGGAACCTGCCTGTCCCTGTTCAGggcctgtagcccaggctagcccattATCCCCATTGGGTATCACCGATCCTTGTGATTCTTCCTCCCGCTTGGGTTTCAGTGTCTCTCTGATTCAGTCCTTCTCCATCGCTGTTGCTACAGGGGGTGGCACCGAAAGCCGACCCGTCCTTCGCTACAGCAAGGAACAGAGGCCGACCACCCTACCGATCCAGCCGTTCGTGTTCCAACATCACTTCCCCAAGCAGCTGGCCAAGGCCCGGGCCCTGCACAGCCTCTCCCAGCTCTACAGCCTCTCTATGCCCTGCAGCCGCGCACAGCAGCCCGCCCCGCTGGTTATCTCTACTGCTCAAGGCCCAGCCCCAGCTCCCTCAGGAGAGCCGCAGCCATTCACATCGCAGGCCTCTGGCAGAGGCGCCAGAAACGCTGGGCCTGAACCAGAGACCTCGCGGCCATCGCCCCTGGGAAGCTACTCCCCAGTCCGGAGTGCCGGCCCCTTTGGGTCTAGCACCGactcctctgcctctacctcctgctcCCCGCCTCCAGAGCAGGGCACAGCAGCCGACAGTGTATCACCATGGAGCCATACCTGCCCTCCTACTGTGCGCCCTGCCACATCCCAGCAGCCACCGAAGGAGGACCAGAAGATTCCGACCTTGGCTGAGTACAGGCTTCATGGCACAGGAAGTTTACCCCCTCTGGGCTCCTGGAGATCTGGCTTCACCCGGGCAGAGAGTCTGGTTCGAGGAGGTGGCGAGGGCAGCATGGCCAACAGGCCCAACAATGGTACGAGCTTCATTCCAAGCAAGCCTACATCTCTTTTGGGTGGGTTCTTAACGCTCTCAGTGGGGGTCACGTCCACAGTGGCTGGAGGTGATTGACATGTTGGCCTAGCCCTAGCATTTTACACGGCCGCCTGGTAGCCATGAAATACTGGCTCCTTCTAACTattttctctctcctgcttccacttccagCCAACCACCTGTCCCCTCAGGCCCTCAAGTGGCGGGAATACAGGAGGAAGAACCCATTAGGGCCACCTGGTTTGTCAGGAAGCCTAGATCGAAGGCCACCGGAAGCTCGGCTGGCCCGCAGGAACCCCATCTTTGAGTTCCCTGGTTCTTTCGGCACAACCAGCCATCTGAATTGCCGGCTGAATGGTACGTGACCAAGGTCCCCTGGTTGTACTCAGAGCAAGCTGAGAAGGGCCTGGCCAAGAGCTTCTcgggatttctttttttcttctttctaggtCAGATTTCAAAGCCACTGTCGCTGACCTGTCCTGACCTGCAGGACCCCTTCTCCTTAACCGAGAAGCCTCCCGCTGAGTTCTGTCTGTCTCCCGATGGCAACTCGGAGGCCATATCCATCGACATACTTCAGAAAAAAGGTACATGGCCACACCCAGCCTGGTCCAGGGATCCTGCCATCCGAGCCTGTGGTGCCGGGTACCATGCTAGGAACTCCTTCAGAAGACTTGGGTGTTTAAAACCCCAAACACCAATAAGGAGCCCATGAGCATTAGGGCAAGAAGTTGAAGCTTGTGTAGTGTCTGAGTGAATGAGGGCCACGTATCAGGAACTTAAGAATCAGGCGTCAGCCCTTCCCTCACCAAATTAAGTACAATGAGAGAGGCtggtacataatttaaaaatatttcctggaGCCTGGCATGATAGTGTGTACCTTTAAtctaccacttgggaggcagacccGGTAGATCTCTGAGTGccaggccagtttggtctacctagtcagttccaggacagccagagctacatagtgagaccatcttTAAAGGATACACATAAGCAAACAGAGCCCCCAAGTACTCTAATTGAAGGCTGTAGTTGGAGCGACTCTGGGCAAGCATGTGGGTGACAGAAGACAAGAATTGGCAGGAGCATGCTGGTCAGTAGGTTAGTGACCAGTAGTCCAGGAGCTACTACAGGGTAAATAACCAAGTGGGCCAAGGGGCAGGAGCTTGGCCAAGAAGGCGGAGTTGCTTGTAGAGCCAAACAAAACGCAAAGGTCAGAGAGGGAAAGCTGTCCATGAAGAGAGCAGCCAACCCCCGGAAAAGGAAAGACCCACGAGAACCGTCGGTGGGGAGGGGCAACTTCCTCTTCCCCACTCAGGTGTCCGCCTCCACCAGGTGGGCTAGCATCTCCCCAAGGGGACCTGTGACAGCCACTTCTCCCTCACAGGGCTGGTAAAAGCTGTCAACACCGCTGTGGACCTTATTGTGGCCCATTTTGGCACGAGCCGGGATCCTGGCGTGAAGGTATGCTGACACTATCAAGAGCTGAGCTATGCCCTGCAGACTCGGCCGTCACCTCCCTCTGCTCTCGGGGACGGAATTCGGGGACAGAAATGGCCGGGGGACATCCAAGAGGGTCTGACTAAGCCAGACTAAGGTGAGGCTTCTCACGGTTGCCCTATGTATCCGCAGGCAAAGCTGGGCAACAGTTCTGTGAGCCCCAATGTCGGCCACCTGGTTCTGAAGTACTTGTGCCCTGCAGTCCAGGCCGTGCTCGAGGACGGACTCAAGGCCTTCGTACTGGATGTGATCATCGGCCAACGTAAAAACATGCCTTGGAGTGTGGTCGAGGCTTCCACACAGCTAGGTAGGTACTAGATTGCAGCCCTGGACTCCGGACTGAATTTGGGGTTCCAGAAGTTAGAAATGTGATCTCCAAACCTGCCTTCTCCCCAGGCCCATCCACCAAGGTCTTGCATGGCCTCTACAACAAAGTCAGCCAGTTCCCAGAACTCACCAGTCACACCATGCGCTTCAACGCCTTCATCCTCGGCCTGCTCAAGTGAGTGCAGAATGGCAAGATGTAAGCAGCCAGCCCCACCATAGCTTTGCTTCCTCTCAGGGGCTGGCTGCCTGGAAGGAGACCGGAGGGGTGTCTGCTCCTTGGGATGCCTTTACCCCACCGAGGTGCAGCCTCTCGGCAGGCGCTGACACCTCCCACCATCAGGCCCCTCCACTTCAGAGGCCATGGCCTGGCCTGTTTAGAAAGAAGCTGGGTTTCTCAGTGTTCGGTGTCTGCAAACGGTGATGTCTCAGCTCCAGCTTGGCTTCTGAATCCCACTTGAGATCTATACTCACCTTAGAACACGTGTCCCAGGAGTGTGGGGTAGTGGTGGCAGCCTGGCCGTCCCCTTTGTCCCCAGCAGCCTGTCCCCTCAGTCAGTAGTCACCCTGACTCCCATGCAAGTTGTCTCCATTCCAAGAATTGACTGACTTGTGAATCCCGTGttcaccccaccccctgcagccCCGTTGACATGGCAGGGTGCACCAGGCAGCCCCCGCTATAGATGTTCATCTGTATTCCTCCCCGGAGCTGCTCTTCTGCACCTATCCCCTCATCATCTGGCTGTATCCACAACACTAAACTCTTGCTCTGTCTTCCTGCAGCATCCGGTCTCTGGAGTTCTGGTTTAATCACCTGTATAACCATGAAGGTAATATCCGCAGCCTGCTCTGCCTTAACCACCTCAGTACGGGACGTTGGGGAGGACCATCCATACTTTCATTCTCAGAGTTTGGGGCGTCTTCTTGACTTGGAACCTTGAAGCAGCAGCAGGCTTAGGGGATCTGGCAGTTAGGGTGGCCATGAACCCCAGCCTTTCTTTCTAAACCCAGAGCTGCTGTTTGGGGTGTGTGCACAGCACACTGCAGCAGCCTTTGTGCAAACGAAAGCAATGTCCACAGCTTGTGGGGATGCATGCAGTGGCTGCCCGGGTTGCTTCTTGGTGTCCCTCTCAGGCCAGATTAGACTCGTGAGTGTGaatctgtctccctctctttccctagaTATCATCCAGACCCACTACCAGCCCTGGGGCTTCCTGCGGGCCGCACACACGGTGTGCCCAGGCCTCTTCGAggagctgctgctgttgctacagCCCTTAGCCCTGCTACCCTTCAGCCTGGACTTGCTGTTCCAGCACCGGCTGCTGCAGAGCGGGCGGCAGCAGCGGCAGCACAAGGAACTGCTGCGTGTGTCCCAGGACCTGCTGCTGTCTGCGCACTCAACACTGCAGTTGGCCAGGTCCCGAGGCCAGGAGGGCCCTGGAGACATGGACAGGGTGGCTCCTGGGGAACGGGTGAAGGGGGTGGGTGCCTCAGAAGGTGGAGAAGAGGACGAGGAAGACGCGGAAGAGGTGGCAGTGGTGGCGGGGAGCTCGGATCATGGCAAGTGGGCCCGAGGGGGTCAGGCTGGCTGGTGGTACCAGCTCATGCAGAGCTCCCAGGTCTACATCGATGGCACCGCTGAGGGCTCTAGATTCCctcgcagcagcagcagcagcagtggcagcggcagtgagaagaagaaaggagtagGCAGTGGGGGGCCGTCCCAGGCTCCGCCTCCGCCGCCTCGGGAAGGTGTGGTAGAGGGGGCGGAGGCCTGCCCTGCCCCTGAGGAGGCCCTTGGCCAAGAAAGGGGCTGGCCTTTCTGGATGGGGAGCCCCCCTGACTCTGTGCTAGCTGAGCTGAGGCGTAGTCGAGAGAGGGAAGGGCCTGTTGCCCCACCGACGGAAAATGAGGAAGGGACCGCAGAGCCTTCACCTGGGGGCATCAAGTGGGGACATCTCTTTGGTTCTCGGAAATCTCAGCGGGAAGCCCGGCCCACGAACAGGTGAGAGTCACTGCTGGCATATATACTGGTATAGGGGTGTGGCAAGCCTGGTCTAAATCAGGACACAGGCAGAACCAGGATCTGTCTGCTCTCCCCTAGGCTGCCGTCGGACTGGCTGAGCCTGGACAAGTCTGTGTTCCAGCTGGTAGCACAGACGATGGGGGCCCGTCGGGAGCCCGAGCCCAGGGAGAACCTGCAAGAGTCACACCCTCCAGCCGTGCCCTCCAAACCTCCGTGGTACGCCCAGGGGAATTGAGTGTTGGGAGACTAGACTGGCTGTTTACAGGGCTTCTCCGACCCCACCTTGTTGTTTCTCCAGCGAGGTGCAGGCTCTGTGCCACCATCTGGCCACAGGCCCTGGACAACTGAGCTTCCACAAAGGAGATATCCTCCGGGTGCTGGGACCGGCCAGAGGAGACTGGCTGCGCTGCAGCCGAGGCCCTGACACCGGCTTGGTACCTCTGGCCTATGTGACATTGACCCCAACTCCAAGTTCACCTCCTGGGAGCAGCCAAAACTGAGGCTTGTGCATGCTGGTGGCCTCAGGGACCCTCACATCCCCCGAGACTCAGAGCCTAAGAGTCCTTCCCAAGCCCTCAGGCTTGGCTATGAAAAGTATGCTGAGAGCTGGGGCCCCGGATCTCTGTGCTGGCGCCTGCTCCCCATGCTCAGTATTAATTACCCCTCCTCAGTGTCCCAGACCTCCACccggggaaggaggggaggaacaCTCAGTGCTGGGCTGCCCGGTTTTCCTGGCCCAGAGGTCATTGGTAGGTCCACTAGGCCGACTGATAATGAAGATGGTTAACAGTATTGGGGCCAGAGTCCTAAGCCCCCCATGCTGTAAATAGTCTGGTCGTCAGAGTAGGGAGGAGCCCGGGCTtctgtttatgtatgtatttatttatttattatttatttattacacctAATAATAAAAAGGTGCTCAGCCTCCAAGCCATTTTCTTTGTGCCCCTCCCCGACCCACCTCTCTTCATTCCAAAAGGTTCACTGGGTTAGGATGAGAAGGGAGAACTTGGAATCCAGGTACTTAGGCCGGGAGCTGTTTCTGAGTAATGCTGAGGCCCAGAGCATCATGGGTAAGATGCCCAAATGTACCGCCAAACTGGAACTTATATCCTGCGTGGCCAAGAGTCTGACATGTATATAGCCAGAGGCATGAAAAAGCCAGTTGCGTCGACCCTCCAAACTGCCCTTTAAAATCTGCTCCCAACTCCCCACTGAACTGCCTCAGAGTTTCCTCTCTAAAGCTAAATCCCAGGGTCGGACATCTCTCCGTGTCTGTTAATTCCCGTTGCCAAAGCACCCCCCACCCGCACACACACCGCAGTTCCCGGAGCCCCTCACGGGCTCTTCTAACCTGGCACGTAGCCTCCGTAGTGAGGTAGGAGACCCAGATTCTGAAACGTGGgcctgggaagtggggagagaggtTTGGGGTCCTTGTGCGCCCGGCCCCGTGAGCACATCTGCCCAAATTCCTGCAATGCCTGGTTGGTAAGCACAGGGAAGCTGGAGCCAAAGAGGAAGCGGGCACGGGGCACATAGCCCGTgaaacctgggggtgggggagatgctGAGTCAAGACGTCCTGCGGTCTCCCCTCGCCTTTGGTTGCTACCCACTTCCTCTCACCTGACATGAAGAACTTGTGGGGATCTGTATCATCCATGGAGTAGGGGGAAGCCTGATGAGAGAAgtcaatgaaagaaaaagaattaagttCAGGCACCCCGCAGACAGCTGGCAGCCATGCCCCACGGTGCCCCCAGGCAAAGCACGagcgcccacccccaccccacctgcctGCCCCATCTCACATGTGCCAACTCCTGCTTCAGCGGTGGCTCCTCTGCCTCCCGCAGCTGGTCTtcttccacttctctctctcccttggctCCGTCTGGCAGTTGATGGCTCTCTTGCTCCCCGTGCCTTCGTGTAAATTCACTCATAGCTTCAGCCCAAACCTGGTTGCAGTTCTTGGCAAAAATGAACTGTGCCCGTGGTATAAAACCTGACGGAGAAGATGTGTTAGTTCACGGCACGTTCTCTTCGAAGGGGACACCCATTCAGACCTCTATACAGACCTGTATACCCAGGGATTATGCTGGAGCTGAGCCTTTCATGCCCGCGCCTGGGAGGCAGCCTCCCCTTGGAGATCACAGGAGATCTTGGAGACTGGATGGGAGGCAGAAGTGTGCGGTGGGCAGGAGGCCAGGCTAGACCAGGAGGGCCTCGGAGTAGCTGACCAGTCACCTGCCCATAGGTCTGGCCCATGCTGAACCGAAGTAGCGGGCAGTGTCCGGTGTACCTGCAGcacaggatccatcccatagctcTGAGTTGGACCCTACACCACCATCCTGACACAGGCAGGAAAGCCCCGCTTTGGTGTGCACTTGCAGCAAgtgcttgtgtgtttatttttacacGGGGTCTCACTCTCTAGCCTAGGCTGACCAAACACCTTTGATCCTTCTACATCCCCGCCCCATGCTTGGCTCACACGGGTCCAACCACTCCTGCCCCAGCTTGAGTCTGGAggtctttatttctgttctttgtcTCTTTTACCTACTGGGGACAGGACCTAGTGCCTTGTGTTCTAGGCAATCATTAAATCACTGAAGcgactacatccccagccctctgCCTGGGTGTCCAGTCCTTCCTGCTTTTACCCTGTTTCCGTGGGGACCACAACACAAAGCTTTGTTAGACCTGGCTCTCACAGCCGCTAGATTCCCCTTTCCATACCATACCATTGACACACCCCAGTTCTCATCTTGACCCCAGTGTCTGTGAACTGGCTCCTAGATCCCAATCCCCATTCCCAGAAGCAAGCAGGGGAGTGCTCTGGGAGGAGTCTTACCCTGGAATATAATGCGGATTCTCGCCGCTGAGCCCTGGGATGGAAGTGTTGACCACAGCCATGGGAACTGGCGCAGTTCCTTTTATTTCCCTTCCAGGAGGGACTCTGGGCCCTGTGTACTGTGTCCAGGGCTatggggcaggagggagggggcggggccgAGAGTTGGCGAATGAAggcccaccccccactccctggAGTGGGGATTGCTGGGGTAAAGCCAGCAGAGGTGGTGGAGAGGAGCTTCCTGGTCTTCCCGGAGTGGGTGCCGCTCTGTCACTTGGAAAAGGGCAGAGGCTGAGGGGAACAGCTGCGAAAGCCTCTGGGTGGAAGGCAAGaggatgaggccagcctggtctacagagtgagttccaggacagccagggctacacagagaaaccctgtctcgagaaacagaaagagagagagagagagagagagagagagagagagagagagagagagagagagagagagagagagagagagagagagagagaaagagagagaaagagagggaaagaaagagggaaagggaaagaaaaagaaacagataatTGCATTAATGCAAGGATTATTTACTGGATAGCTGCTATACTCCAAATCATCCACTCATTAATAACGTCTTGCTCGGCTCAACACCCTAAGGATGGCAGAACGTACTATGCGGAAGGAAGGTCCACAAGCCTCTGGCTAAGACTGAGCCGCTGGCCTCATGTGCAGCTGCGGATGATACTGTTTACCCTGACTGCCCTGGCGCCCAAATTAATGTACCAACGTCCTGGAGCTGGAAACAGAGGCCCCACACAGGCAGGGCAAGTCCTCTACCACCCAAGTGTATCCCCCAGGACATaaagatattagctcagaagaaTGTGAAGCCAGAATTGTGGGGTGGGGGCAAGAACTGGGGCATGAGGCCCGGCAGGCTTTGACACCTATCTGAGGGCCTCATCCTCTTGGAGGAGGTAGGTACCTTAACTTTCTCTGGCCCCAACTTCTCCAAACTCCAGTGAGAAAGTTAAAATACCTGAGCTTACCAAGACTCTGAGGGTCAGCGGTCTCGAGAAGGTAGGTGAAAGGAGTGGTGACTAAGGCCTCACGAGGATGCCTCGGCTTCTGACACAGGGAATGTGGGTGAGTGGTAACCCTGTGAGGAGTCGGGGGTGTGCTCCCACTCAGAGGGTTCAGGGAAGGAGAGTCATGTAAGGATAAAGGATTAAGACCAGCAGGCAAGCCAACTTTACTTTTTTAAACAAAGCAAAGTTTTTAACAGTCTAGATTGTGAGCCTGGGCTTCTGGCACTCTTGTAGCTAGGAGGGGCCCTGTGGAATAGCCTTAGCTCCTCAGAAGGAGACACACAAGAGGAGAGGAGGTTGCTTTCTGGCTCGAAATGGCCCTCTATGTGATGATGGAACACTTGAGCAGACACCTTGAACCCTTGAGAACACTTCCCAGGGACAAACATCAGGGTGGACTAGATGGATGAGAGACTGAGCAGCTGAAGTGACCCACTTTTCTATTCCGTTATTGTTAAGGCCATTTTTACTTTGAGTCAAAGCGTTATTACTTAAAGTCTTTGAAGGCTAGACAGGCTCAAAAGCTAAATGTGGTAGCACACTCCTAACattggcacttgggaggctgaggcaggaggactgcctgcctggcctacatagcctgaccctgtcttaaaaccaaCAGCTGGCTCAGCTTTGACCTTCACTTGATACTGAGCTTGCCCACAATCACTGCAGCTCAGTTCTCTCAACTGTAACACAGGAAAAGGAGGTTCCTGCCTCAGAGTAAAGCAGGCAGCACGGGACACACAGGTACCCAGTGTCTGCTTCGGGCTAAGTTGCTAACTTAACGGCGACCTGTAATATTTGATGGGAATGGGGAAGAGGCAAGGGCAGTCCCGGATGTGGGGGTAGGAAAAGTATGAGATAGAACATTGGAAAGCTTTCTAATTCAAAGCTGAGGATTAGGAAAGGGTCTTTTTCCTCCCTGGGTAGGGAGGGGTGTTGGCTGAGGAcagtctgtgtagcccaggctcacTGTGTAGTTGTAAGACCTGCTgatctccagcccctgcctcctgagttgtGGTTAGAGGCATAGACCACCAAGCCTGCCTATATAGAAGATTTTTCTGCAGAAGAGATGGCAGCAGTTAGAACCACATGCTTAGGCAAAGCGGCTCAGTGGTGGACCACTTACCTGGTCCACACAGGCCCTTGCATTGCAgcgtttttttaaaaagaggaaatggGTTAGGAGCTGGAGACACCGTTCAGTTGGCAGGTACTTGCCTGTCATGCTTTAGGCCCTGGTGTTGCATATGCTGTGTGctgtaccacccccaccccataatcacagaccttgggaggcagaggcaagaggatagggagatggggaggggtcaAAGCCATCCTTATGAGGttagcctgtgctacataaaaaaacaaaacacta
It includes:
- the Fam166b gene encoding protein FAM166B isoform X1; amino-acid sequence: MAVVNTSIPGLSGENPHYIPGYTGHCPLLRFSMGQTYGQVTGQLLRGPPGLAWPPAHRTLLPPIQSPRSPVISKGRLPPRRGHERLSSSIIPGYTGFIPRAQFIFAKNCNQVWAEAMSEFTRRHGEQESHQLPDGAKGEREVEEDQLREAEEPPLKQELAHASPYSMDDTDPHKFFMSGERKWVATKGEGRPQDVLTQHLPHPQVSRAMCPVPASSLAPASLCLPTRHCRNLGRCAHGAGRTRTPNLSPHFPGPRFRIWVSYLTTEATCQVRRAREGLRELRCVCGWGVLWQRELTDTERCPTLGFSFREETLRQFSGELGADFKGQFGGSTQLAFSCLWLYTCQTLGHAGYKFQFGGTFGHLTHDALGLSITQKQLPA
- the Fam166b gene encoding protein FAM166B isoform 3 (isoform 3 is encoded by transcript variant 3), producing MAVVNTSIPGLSGENPHYIPGYTGHCPLLRFSMGQTYGQVTGQLLRGPPGLAWPPAHRTLLPPIQSPRSPVISKGRLPPRRGHERLSSSIIPGYTGFIPRAQFIFAKNCNQVWAEAMSEFTRRHGEQESHQLPDGAKGEREVEEDQLREAEEPPLKQELAHASPYSMDDTDPHKFFMSGFTGYVPRARFLFGSSFPVLTNQALQEFGQMCSRGRAHKDPKPLSPLPRPTFQNLGLLPHYGGYVPGYKFQFGGTFGHLTHDALGLSITQKQLPA
- the Fam166b gene encoding protein FAM166B isoform X3, which produces MAVVNTSIPGLSGENPHYIPGYTGHCPLLRFSMGQTYGQVTGQLLRGPPGLAWPPAHRTLLPPIQSPRSPVISKGRLPPRRGHERLSSSIIPGYTGFIPRAQFIFAKNCNQVWAEAMSEFTRRHGEQESHQLPDGAKGEREVEEDQLREAEEPPLKQELAHASPYSMDDTDPHKFFMSGERKWVATKGEGRPQDVLTQHLPHPQVSRAMCPVPASSLAPASLCLPTRHCRNLGRCAHGAGRTRTPNLSPHFPGPRFRIWVSYLTTEATCQDISSSLAVHLGILPMMLWASALLRNSSRPKYLDSKFSLLILTQ
- the Fam166b gene encoding protein FAM166B isoform 2 (isoform 2 is encoded by transcript variant 2), translated to MAVVNTSIPGLSGENPHYIPGYTGHCPLLRFSMGQTYGQVTGQLLRGPPGLAWPPAHRTLLPPIQSPRSPVISKGRLPPRRGHERLSSSIIPGYTGFIPRAQFIFAKNCNQVWAEAMSEFTRRHGEQESHQLPDGAKGEREVEEDQLREAEEPPLKQELAHASPYSMDDTDPHKFFMSGFTGYVPRARFLFGSSFPVLTNQALQEFGQMCSRGRAHKDPKPLSPLPRPTFQNLGLLPHYGGYVPG
- the Fam166b gene encoding protein FAM166B isoform X2, with translation MGWILCCRYTGHCPLLRFSMGQTYGQVTGQLLRGPPGLAWPPAHRTLLPPIQSPRSPVISKGRLPPRRGHERLSSSIIPGYTGFIPRAQFIFAKNCNQVWAEAMSEFTRRHGEQESHQLPDGAKGEREVEEDQLREAEEPPLKQELAHASPYSMDDTDPHKFFMSGERKWVATKGEGRPQDVLTQHLPHPQVSRAMCPVPASSLAPASLCLPTRHCRNLGRCAHGAGRTRTPNLSPHFPGPRFRIWVSYLTTEATCQVRRAREGLRELRCVCGWGVLWQRELTDTERCPTLGFSFREETLRQFSGELGADFKGQFGGSTQLAFSCLWLYTCQTLGHAGYKFQFGGTFGHLTHDALGLSITQKQLPA